Proteins encoded in a region of the Desulfatirhabdium butyrativorans DSM 18734 genome:
- a CDS encoding methylenetetrahydrofolate reductase C-terminal domain-containing protein, whose product MHATIQKPIEEIVDHIDPKEKVFVVGCYNCAWKCHSGGPEETEAMAGRLIARGVQVVGYATPGPQGMSLCKLDNTRKVLKEDYSEQTRQADAFLVLACGQGIHTVIDATDGSMVHPGCDTIFGGETVSATDIEEFCSLCGECVIEGTGGLCPMTLCSKQLLNGPCGGAENGHCEVDTEKPCGWILIYERLKKLGRIDLLDPYRKPKNHAKWSRPRRLRVGPDEATFVSLAGKHTVNNRN is encoded by the coding sequence ATGCACGCCACCATCCAGAAACCCATCGAGGAAATCGTGGATCATATCGATCCGAAAGAAAAAGTCTTTGTCGTTGGCTGCTACAACTGCGCCTGGAAATGCCACTCCGGCGGCCCGGAGGAAACCGAGGCCATGGCCGGCCGGCTGATCGCCCGGGGCGTTCAGGTCGTCGGCTATGCCACTCCCGGCCCCCAGGGCATGAGCCTGTGCAAACTCGACAACACCCGAAAGGTTCTGAAAGAAGACTACAGCGAACAAACCCGGCAGGCGGATGCCTTCCTGGTTCTGGCTTGCGGGCAGGGGATTCACACGGTCATTGATGCCACAGACGGTTCCATGGTTCACCCCGGATGCGACACGATTTTCGGCGGCGAGACCGTCTCGGCAACCGACATCGAGGAATTCTGCTCCCTGTGCGGGGAATGCGTCATCGAAGGCACGGGCGGGCTCTGCCCCATGACGCTGTGCTCCAAGCAACTGTTGAACGGGCCCTGCGGTGGTGCGGAAAACGGGCATTGTGAAGTCGATACGGAAAAGCCCTGCGGGTGGATCCTGATCTATGAGCGGCTGAAGAAACTGGGCCGCATCGATCTTCTGGATCCTTACCGAAAACCCAAGAACCATGCAAAATGGAGCCGGCCCAGACGGCTTCGGGTCGGCCCCGACGAGGCCACCTTCGTTTCTCTTGCCGGAAAACACACCGTCAACAACC